A genomic stretch from Sphingobacterium sp. ML3W includes:
- a CDS encoding PDDEXK nuclease domain-containing protein codes for MPSDAKEIIKDPMVLEFLGLKRESAYYEKDLEGAIITHLQEFLLELGNGFSFVARQKRIHIEGDEFFVDLVFYNRLLQSFVIIEIKTHKLTHQDIGQLQMYVNYYDRIENLPHEHPTIGILLCASKNDAVVKFTLPEEQKQIVASQYELYLPTEKQLLDEVNKELDSFASKGGEE; via the coding sequence ATGCCTTCCGATGCGAAAGAGATCATAAAAGATCCAATGGTACTCGAGTTTTTAGGTTTGAAGCGAGAGAGTGCCTATTATGAAAAAGATCTTGAAGGCGCTATTATCACCCATCTGCAGGAGTTTTTACTGGAATTAGGAAATGGCTTTTCCTTTGTTGCCCGCCAAAAACGAATACATATTGAAGGCGATGAGTTCTTTGTTGATTTAGTTTTTTACAACCGTCTATTGCAAAGCTTTGTGATCATTGAAATCAAGACACACAAATTAACGCATCAGGATATAGGTCAATTGCAAATGTATGTCAATTACTACGATCGTATTGAAAACCTTCCACATGAGCATCCCACGATTGGTATTTTACTTTGTGCGAGTAAAAATGATGCGGTCGTGAAATTTACCCTTCCCGAAGAACAAAAACAGATCGTCGCCAGTCAATACGAGCTTTATTTGCCTACCGAAAAGCAGTTGCTGGATGAGGTGAATAAAGAACTGGACAGTTTTGCAAGTAAGGGTGGGGAAGAGTAA
- a CDS encoding IS3 family transposase (programmed frameshift), which produces MSRERKVYTKEFKLMSVELSNTRSDLSALARELDISPALLYRWRKEHSVKQGSSFSGNGKVILSESEQELARLRKELRETQMERDILKKAGKHLLQERHQIFRFIRDNREIFSVEKMCQVFKVSRAGYYNFLKGIPSNRSIENQQITMEIQDAFIRSKNTYGSPRITRELHKKNIKISRVRVAKLMRKAGLRSIVKKKFKVTTDSTHKFSVPENILDRDFKPGTLGAVWVSDITYIKTQQGWLYLTTVIDLGDRKVIGWALSETMNAVDTVISAFKMAQKARPITQKLIFHSDRGVQYACHEFSSMVEKNPLIIRSMSRKGNCWDNAVAESFFKTLKAECIYQHKFAHRKQAALIVFEYIETWYNRKRQHSALGYLSPEEFTRKINKQNIAA; this is translated from the exons ATGTCAAGAGAAAGAAAAGTTTATACCAAAGAGTTCAAACTGATGAGCGTTGAACTGAGCAACACGCGTAGCGACCTTAGCGCGCTGGCCAGGGAACTGGATATTAGCCCAGCATTATTGTATAGGTGGCGAAAGGAACATTCTGTAAAACAAGGAAGTAGTTTCTCTGGGAATGGAAAAGTTATCTTGAGTGAGAGTGAACAGGAGTTAGCACGATTAAGAAAAGAACTTCGGGAGACACAGATGGAACGGGATATATTAAAGAAGGCTG GTAAGCATCTTCTCCAAGAGCGACACCAAATATTCAGGTTCATAAGGGACAATAGGGAAATATTTTCAGTCGAGAAGATGTGTCAGGTGTTCAAGGTGAGCAGAGCGGGCTACTACAACTTTTTAAAGGGTATCCCTTCAAATAGAAGTATTGAAAACCAACAGATTACTATGGAAATCCAGGATGCATTTATAAGAAGTAAAAATACTTACGGCAGTCCGCGTATTACCAGAGAACTACACAAAAAGAATATTAAAATATCCAGAGTGAGGGTAGCCAAACTGATGAGAAAGGCCGGGTTAAGAAGTATTGTCAAGAAAAAATTTAAGGTGACCACAGACTCCACCCATAAGTTTTCGGTACCGGAGAATATATTGGACCGTGATTTTAAACCGGGAACACTTGGTGCAGTATGGGTATCAGACATCACTTACATCAAAACGCAGCAGGGATGGTTGTATCTGACAACTGTAATCGATCTGGGAGATCGAAAAGTAATTGGATGGGCTTTAAGTGAGACTATGAATGCGGTAGATACGGTGATTTCTGCTTTTAAAATGGCACAAAAAGCAAGGCCAATCACCCAGAAACTAATATTCCATTCCGATCGTGGCGTACAGTATGCCTGTCATGAGTTCAGCTCTATGGTGGAAAAAAATCCACTCATCATAAGAAGCATGAGTAGAAAGGGAAATTGCTGGGATAATGCTGTCGCTGAAAGTTTTTTCAAGACACTGAAAGCGGAATGTATATATCAGCATAAATTCGCTCACAGGAAGCAAGCTGCGCTTATTGTCTTTGAATATATTGAGACTTGGTACAACCGAAAAAGGCAACATTCTGCCTTAGGATACTTATCACCAGAGGAGTTTACTAGAAAAATAAATAAACAAAATATTGCAGCTTAA
- a CDS encoding transposase, with product MLFQNTFILFAGDIHWNRWDKIHQPYKLFSKGMSVSDIENMMRDVYGFDLSESTISRITDRVAGDVIAWQNRPLDSVYLIVWMDGIVFKVRENSKVVNKTIYLAVGLNRDGYKEVLGMWLSKNESASFWMGILTDLKSRGVEDMLIKATDNLNGFSATIRSVFPECSTQLSA from the coding sequence ATTTTATTCCAGAACACATTTATTTTATTCGCCGGAGATATCCATTGGAACAGATGGGATAAAATACACCAACCCTACAAGTTATTCTCCAAAGGCATGAGTGTTTCGGATATAGAAAATATGATGCGCGATGTGTATGGATTTGACCTTTCTGAATCGACGATTTCCCGGATTACCGACCGTGTGGCGGGTGATGTGATCGCCTGGCAAAACCGTCCGCTGGACAGCGTATATCTGATTGTCTGGATGGATGGCATTGTTTTTAAGGTCAGGGAGAACTCCAAAGTGGTCAACAAGACCATTTATCTTGCTGTGGGCCTGAACCGGGATGGCTATAAAGAAGTTCTGGGCATGTGGCTGAGCAAGAATGAAAGTGCCAGTTTTTGGATGGGAATCCTGACAGACCTGAAATCCCGGGGCGTAGAGGATATGCTGATTAAAGCGACCGATAACCTCAATGGTTTCTCCGCTACTATACGGAGTGTTTTTCCTGAGTGTAGTACCCAATTATCCGCCTGA
- a CDS encoding DUF6493 family protein has translation MFKHLKYIDGTSDKFWEIQTTGAIHTVTYGRNGTAGQSKSKTFDSEEACLKDAEKLIAEKTKKGYSEDGTVDSDSKDKGSAVRQPTAASQRKEEAVAAMKLLIKEARMEDIIPFLEEYSSGNLEILKKEIRAAKRYWVDYSDLSKDPEFKNKAQYNWGTRGTKEQQRTVKLLALATFSGSDAGNWDIFHELLNQARSKEVIQILAYAKPNWLGEYLLQLVRKNEWQQINYDNLRFLEQMGHVDFEPELYASSISGFNNYESKRFFELLTTDELTVQRDIPLVFAYETGIHSTYWNYNYQNTVNELLWDKVFDTLLENGKIDPKLIITGALEAQTKNWNNNLKSYFRKLIERMKLSENTVIEHQQLFFPLLHAEHSAVINFVVDYLKPFFSHSDFQLQEFLDWAEPIFMRTDIKSSLKTLLIQFDKLLKQKPEWRERFVSLTSDIFMISDLQLQERAAKFILKNQIEPSEELSGKLQLYKAQMMGTVAVDLKHLLQEDGYSEDEILAELNGQSSEQYIYHPTEVRCLNEAYEYPKTWNELFFKVGEVIGGSDPIQVEILMNAWVQQTAVFPADYQIQLEPYIKQLTGAYRESSWYNHFSGTFINMYYKPTVVYKDKDRYHNYSKWVSLMGSQLELLQRYRIDGIRLPLLSLPTHKPFWIAPSVLVERILAYEEAGVKINLLDLSIALSRTVREDLEGIEALIKQIKEQQVQDVISYALGLDPMKVQQQSWLKNLLSSKDSDQVNWIGVWATAARTHHRDTHFEEFAKEPLADIPFAAQPFRPALKIEPTYYNGYNYTTRKSEQVYNGDKLTYHFPSYKQGAEAFLYHKDIFNRGNDTLLSYYLYRADVPYMHSLMPQNTESLSLFLTMGLNSKSDIGGKSSAAYLQEMLYDFFRFDQQSNLYLATSLFNKEKEVRAMAVEVILAAVNENRLDTTVLGEQLGMLLSNGYGPIGRCVEVLEQCRDISSKHNNALLQLLDVAFAHYNIAEKMPTNFKKIIEYYYDLMNKEQHHFPDDLQQVFEKLEIYKSLQPILKKIRK, from the coding sequence ATGTTTAAGCATTTAAAATACATAGACGGTACATCAGATAAATTTTGGGAAATACAAACAACTGGTGCAATACATACGGTTACCTATGGTCGAAATGGAACGGCGGGACAAAGTAAAAGTAAAACCTTCGATTCGGAGGAAGCCTGTCTAAAGGATGCCGAAAAACTAATTGCTGAGAAGACAAAAAAAGGTTATTCTGAAGATGGTACTGTTGATTCAGATAGTAAGGACAAGGGATCAGCTGTTCGACAGCCAACGGCTGCCAGCCAGCGAAAAGAAGAGGCGGTAGCAGCAATGAAGTTGCTTATCAAAGAGGCAAGGATGGAAGATATCATCCCTTTTCTGGAGGAATATTCCAGTGGCAATCTCGAAATTTTAAAAAAAGAAATTCGTGCAGCCAAGCGATATTGGGTCGATTACAGTGATCTCTCCAAAGATCCTGAATTTAAAAATAAGGCGCAGTACAATTGGGGGACACGGGGTACGAAGGAGCAGCAGCGTACGGTAAAATTACTAGCTCTCGCCACATTTTCTGGCTCGGATGCCGGTAATTGGGATATTTTTCATGAACTTTTGAACCAGGCCCGGAGTAAGGAGGTGATACAGATCCTTGCCTATGCCAAGCCCAATTGGCTGGGCGAATATTTATTACAGTTAGTTCGTAAAAATGAGTGGCAGCAGATTAATTACGACAATCTCCGTTTTTTGGAGCAAATGGGACATGTTGATTTTGAACCGGAGCTTTATGCAAGTTCAATTTCTGGTTTTAATAATTATGAATCAAAAAGGTTTTTTGAGCTTCTGACAACAGATGAATTGACGGTCCAACGGGATATCCCTTTGGTATTTGCTTATGAAACGGGCATTCACAGCACGTATTGGAATTATAATTATCAGAACACGGTCAATGAACTGTTATGGGATAAGGTATTTGATACGTTGTTGGAAAACGGAAAAATTGATCCGAAACTCATCATTACTGGAGCGCTCGAAGCTCAAACCAAAAATTGGAATAATAATCTAAAAAGCTATTTCAGAAAGCTTATTGAACGGATGAAGCTTTCCGAGAATACAGTGATTGAACATCAGCAACTGTTCTTTCCCTTATTGCATGCTGAACATAGCGCTGTGATCAATTTTGTGGTCGATTATCTAAAACCATTCTTCTCGCATAGTGATTTCCAGTTACAGGAATTTTTAGATTGGGCCGAACCTATCTTTATGCGGACTGATATTAAGTCAAGTCTTAAAACTCTTTTGATTCAATTTGATAAGCTATTGAAGCAAAAACCGGAATGGCGGGAACGATTTGTTTCGCTAACGTCGGATATCTTTATGATCTCGGATTTGCAGTTACAGGAAAGGGCGGCGAAGTTTATCTTAAAAAATCAGATAGAGCCTTCAGAAGAACTTTCCGGTAAGCTTCAGTTATATAAAGCCCAAATGATGGGTACAGTGGCTGTTGACCTGAAGCATCTTTTGCAAGAAGATGGATATTCTGAAGATGAAATCCTAGCAGAGCTTAATGGTCAATCTTCAGAGCAATATATTTATCATCCAACAGAAGTTCGTTGCCTGAACGAAGCTTATGAATACCCAAAGACCTGGAACGAGTTATTTTTCAAGGTGGGGGAGGTAATCGGAGGCTCTGACCCGATTCAGGTGGAGATCCTAATGAATGCATGGGTGCAACAAACGGCTGTGTTTCCAGCAGACTATCAGATACAGCTGGAACCTTACATTAAACAACTGACAGGAGCCTATCGTGAATCTTCCTGGTACAATCATTTCTCAGGGACCTTCATTAATATGTATTATAAACCCACTGTCGTATATAAAGATAAGGATCGGTATCACAATTACTCCAAATGGGTCAGTCTGATGGGGAGCCAATTGGAACTATTGCAACGTTATCGGATTGATGGTATCCGCCTGCCGCTTTTGAGTTTACCGACACATAAGCCATTTTGGATCGCACCGAGCGTTCTCGTTGAGCGTATTTTGGCTTATGAGGAGGCAGGAGTGAAGATCAATTTATTGGATTTGTCCATAGCCCTGAGCCGTACTGTCCGTGAAGATCTGGAAGGAATTGAAGCCCTGATAAAACAAATAAAGGAACAGCAGGTACAGGATGTGATCAGCTATGCTCTGGGGCTGGATCCGATGAAGGTTCAGCAGCAATCCTGGCTTAAAAATTTATTGTCTTCCAAAGATTCCGATCAGGTCAATTGGATTGGTGTATGGGCTACCGCGGCGCGCACGCATCATCGGGATACCCATTTTGAAGAATTTGCCAAGGAGCCTTTAGCGGATATTCCTTTTGCTGCACAGCCATTCCGTCCGGCATTGAAAATAGAACCAACCTATTATAACGGTTATAACTACACAACTAGAAAATCGGAACAGGTATATAACGGTGATAAGCTGACCTATCATTTCCCGTCTTACAAACAGGGGGCTGAGGCCTTTTTGTATCACAAAGATATTTTCAACCGTGGGAATGATACTTTACTGTCTTATTATTTGTATAGGGCTGATGTCCCCTACATGCATAGTTTGATGCCGCAGAATACGGAAAGTCTTTCCCTATTTTTAACGATGGGGCTGAATAGTAAGAGTGATATTGGCGGAAAATCTTCAGCAGCTTACCTACAGGAGATGCTGTACGACTTTTTCCGTTTTGATCAGCAGTCCAATCTATACCTGGCAACTTCACTCTTTAATAAAGAGAAGGAGGTGCGTGCGATGGCTGTTGAAGTCATTCTGGCTGCAGTTAATGAAAATAGATTGGACACCACTGTATTAGGTGAACAATTGGGAATGCTGCTGAGCAATGGTTACGGCCCGATCGGTCGTTGTGTTGAAGTGCTGGAACAATGCCGCGATATATCTTCGAAGCATAACAATGCTTTATTGCAGCTATTGGATGTGGCTTTTGCGCATTACAACATTGCTGAAAAAATGCCGACCAATTTTAAGAAAATCATCGAATATTATTACGATTTGATGAACAAGGAGCAACATCATTTTCCAGATGATCTTCAACAGGTTTTTGAGAAACTGGAAATTTATAAGAGTCTACAACCTATTTTGAAAAAAATAAGAAAATAA
- the recN gene encoding DNA repair protein RecN: MLDTLHIKNYALINVLEIQFDSGLNMITGETGAGKSIIMGALSLILGNRAEGKHFFDPSKKCVIEGEFNIGAYQLNSFFKQNDLDYADHTIIRREITPDGKSRAFVNDSPVTLAILKQLGEQLIDVHSQHATLQVNTEEFQFLVVDSVAGSFVLKQNYKESYMAYKKAKRELEELKETVKKAAIELDYFQFQFDELDGAKLVAEEQGVLEQQQRQLENAEDIKRALNAASHLLENDDTAILTQLKDTMTQVEGISSFLPEASDLSVRLKSTLIELKDVAAELASLEEDTQLDEGTLLEINERLSLLYSLQKKHHVDSVEELIQLRDDLETKLVAINSSDEQLERLEAEVIDKLAIALRNAKELSEARKLVLDRIAKDVQNTLSNVGMPNAVLQIVLEPLKDGEMRESGIDTIQFLFSANKGQALQYIHRVASGGELSRVMLAIKSLVAKTSALPTIVFDEIDTGISGEVALRVGEVMENLAENMQVIAISHLPQIASKGAAHFKVYKEDKANRTISNIVRLDQSGRVKEIAQMLSGAKPTDAAVEHAELLLRG; encoded by the coding sequence ATGCTAGATACCTTACATATTAAGAATTATGCCCTGATCAATGTATTGGAAATCCAATTTGATAGTGGCTTGAATATGATTACTGGGGAGACTGGAGCGGGTAAATCCATTATTATGGGAGCGCTTTCCCTGATTTTGGGCAACAGAGCAGAGGGGAAACATTTTTTTGATCCATCAAAAAAATGCGTGATCGAAGGAGAGTTTAACATTGGAGCTTATCAATTAAATAGCTTCTTTAAGCAGAATGATCTAGATTATGCGGATCATACGATTATCAGAAGGGAAATAACGCCAGATGGTAAATCCCGTGCTTTTGTCAATGATTCGCCAGTTACATTGGCGATACTAAAGCAATTGGGCGAGCAATTGATCGATGTACATTCGCAGCACGCGACTTTGCAAGTCAATACGGAGGAATTTCAGTTTCTAGTTGTTGATAGTGTTGCTGGTTCATTTGTATTGAAACAGAACTACAAAGAAAGCTATATGGCCTATAAAAAGGCAAAGCGAGAATTGGAGGAACTGAAAGAGACGGTAAAGAAAGCTGCAATAGAATTGGATTATTTTCAGTTTCAGTTTGATGAGCTGGATGGAGCGAAGCTGGTTGCTGAAGAACAAGGGGTACTCGAACAGCAGCAGCGTCAATTGGAAAATGCCGAGGATATCAAACGGGCGTTAAATGCAGCTTCGCATTTGTTGGAAAACGACGATACAGCGATATTGACCCAATTGAAAGATACAATGACACAAGTTGAGGGTATATCTTCTTTTTTGCCCGAAGCGTCTGATCTTTCTGTGCGATTGAAAAGTACCTTGATCGAGCTGAAAGATGTGGCTGCAGAATTGGCCTCACTTGAAGAAGATACGCAATTGGATGAAGGAACTTTATTGGAGATTAATGAACGATTGAGCTTGCTTTATTCATTACAGAAAAAGCATCATGTTGATTCTGTTGAGGAACTCATTCAGCTTAGAGATGATCTGGAGACAAAGCTAGTCGCCATCAATTCCTCCGATGAACAGTTGGAACGATTGGAAGCTGAGGTTATAGATAAGTTAGCTATTGCACTGCGGAATGCGAAGGAACTATCGGAGGCTCGCAAATTGGTGCTGGATAGGATTGCCAAGGACGTGCAAAATACTCTGTCGAATGTCGGTATGCCAAATGCGGTACTTCAGATTGTATTAGAGCCCTTAAAAGATGGTGAGATGCGTGAGTCTGGAATAGATACCATTCAGTTTCTATTTTCGGCCAATAAGGGGCAGGCATTGCAATATATTCATCGCGTAGCTTCAGGAGGGGAACTGTCCCGTGTGATGCTGGCGATAAAGTCGCTGGTTGCTAAAACTTCGGCCTTGCCAACGATTGTTTTTGATGAGATCGATACTGGAATTTCGGGTGAGGTTGCGTTACGTGTGGGAGAGGTCATGGAAAATCTAGCCGAAAATATGCAGGTGATTGCTATTTCGCACTTGCCACAAATAGCCTCAAAAGGTGCGGCGCACTTTAAGGTATACAAAGAAGACAAAGCCAATCGTACGATATCGAATATTGTTCGTTTAGATCAATCCGGAAGGGTAAAAGAGATTGCACAGATGCTGAGTGGAGCAAAACCGACGGATGCTGCGGTGGAACATGCCGAGTTGTTGTTGAGGGGATAG
- a CDS encoding SprT-like domain-containing protein encodes MQDYSATLKKYMPEEAAPIISNWINHTACLFKISRSRSTKLGDYRAPFKGSPHRISVNHDLNPYSFLITTIHEFAHLQTWNKHQHRVKPHGTEWKKHFKELMDPFLKLSIFPTDINSAIHSYMENPAASSCTDLHLFRTLKTYDKVKSNALTVEALEDGHFFKLKNGRSFQRIEKIRKRYKCMELTSKRMYLFNPIAEVFLLEQ; translated from the coding sequence ATGCAAGATTACAGTGCAACGCTCAAAAAATACATGCCCGAAGAAGCTGCTCCGATTATATCCAATTGGATAAATCACACAGCATGCTTATTTAAAATTTCCCGGTCCAGAAGCACCAAACTGGGGGATTATCGTGCACCGTTTAAGGGTAGTCCTCATCGTATCTCAGTCAATCATGATCTGAATCCTTATTCCTTTTTGATCACGACCATACACGAATTTGCACATCTTCAGACCTGGAATAAGCATCAACACCGCGTAAAACCACATGGGACTGAATGGAAGAAACATTTTAAGGAGTTGATGGATCCTTTTTTAAAACTCAGTATCTTCCCAACCGATATCAATAGCGCGATACACAGTTATATGGAAAATCCAGCGGCATCGAGCTGTACCGATCTTCATCTTTTTCGTACATTGAAGACCTATGACAAGGTCAAAAGCAATGCACTTACAGTAGAAGCATTGGAGGATGGACATTTTTTTAAATTAAAGAATGGAAGGTCTTTTCAGCGGATTGAGAAAATACGAAAACGCTATAAATGTATGGAGTTAACCAGCAAACGCATGTACCTTTTCAACCCAATTGCAGAGGTATTTCTGCTAGAACAATGA
- a CDS encoding SWIM zinc finger family protein — MAEQDLAISYARNSQLTQQSGIQQLVLAHQSELAEVANVPCFFWGSLTDPLLTSKCLLTLSKVVRSSFGPIPPSLRDPIVSAGSNQIRFEGFSSCNGVYARLDLLEDAIDGEFITSGTTNVDFNEPMLNALNAVKKTEKMVLGVGSNEVAISTDKAKVTEKKVTLPPRWIKGLTSVQLYLAGMELQFELNKIQLIQLFQGIPKGNVKGEFYLTKRANRFVFSPIGTGDAVRIGGIQRLRLLEGLLSYADKLLIYQEKGGESVAFVTDFGKMRLTLALSPDSYRGFSGEGNVLENMIKAVPDEWIHAVNGLLKSNELFDPTMLSIEHDVDFDTMDTLSASLSSIGLLGYDLHSHQHYYRRLPFKMERILALNPRLKNAKKLVATAGVQFVKNTADYIEARVDGSGVQHTVVIQGDRYQCTCNWFTNHQGKRGLCKHILAVKMLNG; from the coding sequence ATGGCAGAGCAAGATTTAGCGATTAGCTATGCAAGAAATTCACAACTGACCCAACAATCGGGTATACAGCAATTGGTATTGGCACATCAGTCTGAACTGGCGGAAGTAGCCAATGTACCTTGTTTCTTTTGGGGGAGTTTGACAGATCCGTTGCTGACTTCCAAATGTTTGTTGACATTGTCAAAAGTTGTAAGGTCTAGTTTTGGACCTATACCACCAAGTTTACGTGATCCTATCGTGTCTGCAGGAAGCAATCAGATTCGTTTTGAGGGCTTTTCTTCCTGCAATGGTGTCTATGCGCGTCTGGATTTATTGGAGGATGCCATTGATGGCGAATTTATTACGAGTGGTACCACGAATGTCGATTTCAATGAACCTATGCTCAATGCCTTAAATGCTGTCAAGAAGACTGAAAAAATGGTGTTGGGGGTCGGGAGCAATGAGGTGGCTATCAGCACCGATAAGGCGAAGGTGACCGAAAAGAAAGTGACTTTACCACCGCGCTGGATCAAGGGGCTGACTTCAGTACAATTGTACTTGGCAGGCATGGAACTGCAATTTGAATTAAATAAAATTCAGCTTATCCAGTTATTTCAGGGTATACCGAAAGGGAATGTGAAAGGTGAGTTTTATCTGACCAAGAGAGCTAACCGCTTTGTGTTTTCTCCCATAGGTACGGGAGATGCGGTACGTATCGGTGGGATACAACGATTACGTTTATTGGAGGGATTGCTCAGTTATGCAGATAAATTACTTATTTACCAAGAAAAGGGTGGGGAGAGTGTGGCATTTGTAACAGATTTTGGTAAAATGAGATTGACTCTTGCATTGTCGCCAGATAGTTATAGAGGGTTTTCGGGAGAGGGGAATGTATTGGAAAATATGATTAAAGCGGTTCCCGATGAATGGATACATGCTGTCAATGGGTTGCTCAAATCAAACGAATTATTTGACCCGACGATGCTTTCCATTGAGCATGATGTGGATTTTGACACGATGGACACTTTATCTGCTTCATTGTCATCCATTGGTTTGCTAGGCTATGATCTGCATAGTCATCAGCATTATTACCGCAGGCTGCCTTTTAAAATGGAGCGTATCCTGGCATTAAATCCACGATTAAAAAATGCCAAAAAACTTGTTGCGACAGCCGGGGTGCAATTTGTCAAGAATACAGCAGATTATATTGAAGCTCGAGTCGATGGGTCAGGTGTACAACATACAGTGGTCATACAGGGCGATAGGTATCAATGTACCTGCAATTGGTTTACCAATCATCAGGGAAAAAGAGGGCTATGTAAACATATACTAGCCGTCAAAATGCTAAATGGGTAG
- a CDS encoding SMI1/KNR4 family protein, with protein MKTAERYLLGLKKAYYDNNGEETWNHFEQIKQGANKTDIEKLRETFPAIPPGLVDLLEYVDGTYWRTYADEEIAFFFLGSDLNEYPYYLLSAQEMIDNQHIAHTYYADYIDRKYDHVEIDNKITDKSTDLKWLHFSDCMNNGGTSQLFVDFSPSGKGKKGQIVRFVHDPDEFRVIADNFDEYLQLLTSTDYNFIDEEDMY; from the coding sequence ATGAAAACAGCGGAAAGATATCTATTGGGCTTAAAAAAGGCTTATTATGACAATAATGGTGAGGAAACCTGGAATCATTTTGAACAGATCAAACAGGGCGCAAATAAAACAGATATAGAAAAGTTGCGAGAGACATTTCCAGCTATCCCTCCAGGACTGGTAGATTTGCTCGAATATGTCGATGGGACCTATTGGAGGACTTATGCCGATGAAGAAATTGCCTTCTTCTTTTTAGGCTCTGATTTAAATGAGTATCCTTATTACCTACTATCAGCTCAGGAGATGATCGACAATCAACATATTGCGCATACCTATTATGCCGACTATATTGACCGAAAGTACGATCATGTAGAGATTGATAATAAGATTACTGATAAATCAACGGACTTAAAATGGCTCCATTTTTCCGATTGTATGAACAATGGCGGAACCTCTCAATTATTTGTAGATTTCAGCCCCTCAGGAAAAGGTAAAAAAGGACAAATCGTACGTTTCGTGCATGACCCCGATGAGTTTCGTGTCATAGCGGATAATTTCGATGAGTATCTCCAGTTACTGACCAGTACGGATTATAATTTTATTGATGAAGAAGATATGTATTAG